One Castanea sativa cultivar Marrone di Chiusa Pesio chromosome 4, ASM4071231v1 DNA window includes the following coding sequences:
- the LOC142630890 gene encoding protein EDS1-like isoform X2 — MASLKVGENKEINTDLIQKACSLAVKAHSRSSQKSYILEKTGGSSYVIFSFPGYWSKNDWYAGEPFGETEINLDLFPSLKSIGLDEHAKVNKAFLRIFVDKISRNQDFINEVERAKNEKKQIVFTGHSTGGSVATLATIWFLEKYWRSDASAASPLCLTFGCPLTGNRIFSHALRREKWAPYFIHFVMRYDIVPRILLAPISSIEQEFQSILQFLNPKSTSASTNTTPEALNFYTNVMKNASSVASHAACSLMGNTNLLLETTTNFTALSPYKPFGTFVFCTRNRKLVILSNPDAVLQLLFYSSQLDNEAECPDVAQRSLQQHFGYENELKDCFNKLDAVLLESLEKLPLSADSTTTSSDITTINAALKDLGLSTRARLCLCAAGELEKRKIGNKNSIDLKKVDIAMKFLQEDYKLSCEHQGRGCYDSFKIQESTKDLDFKANVKRLELAGIWDEIIEMLKRDDLPDEFEGEEEWIDLGTEYRRLVEPLDIANFYRHSKNDDTGPYMEKGRPKRYNRGGNSCSRFTQRWLEHAQRKPAGFFGESCFWADVEELRIKTSDKEGFAPFKDKVLKLEKQAKEWINDEVLGKDVLMENSTFVVWWKKQPESHKLASCINDIEGFTITSA; from the exons ATGGCTAGTTTAAAGGTTggagaaaacaaagaaatcaatACAGACCTAATCCAAAAGGCTTGCTCTCTTGCAGTAAAAGCTCACAGCAGGTCTTCACAAAAGTCATATATTCTTGAGAAGACTGGTGGTTCATCTTATGTGATCTTTAGTTTTCCTGGATATTGGTCTAAAAATGACTGGTATGCTGGAGAACCTTTTGGAGAAACCGAGATCAATCTTGATTTGTTTCCTTCTCTTAAAAGCATAGGCCTTGATGAACATGCCAAGGTCAATAAAGCCTTTCTGCGGATATTTGTTGACAAAATCTCTCGGAACCAAGATTTCATAAATGAG GTGGAAAGGGCTAAGAATGAGAAGAAGCAAATAGTGTTCACTGGACACTCCACTGGTGGTTCAGTTGCCACCCTTGCGACAATTTGGTTTTTGGAAAAATACTGGAGATCAGATGCCTCAGCAGCCTCACCTCTTTGTTTGACTTTTGGATGTCCTCTAACCGGTAACCGTATATTTTCCCATGCTCTTAGGCGTGAGAAATGGGCTCCATACTTCATTCATTTTGTCATGAGATATGACATTGTCCCACGGATCTTGCTTGCTCCTATCTCATCAATTGAACAAGAATTTCAATCAATTCTCCAGTTTCTTAATCCAAAATCCACCAGTGCATCCACTAACACAACCCCGGAGGCTTTGAATTTCTATACGAATGTAATGAAGAATGCATCATCTGTGGCAAGCCATGCTGCTTGCAGCCTCATGGGGAACACAAACCTGCTATTGGAAACCACGACAAACTTCACAGCATTAAGCCCATACAAGCCCTTTGGAACATTTGTCTTCTGCACTAGGAATAGAAAATTGGTTATCTTGAGTAACCCAGATGCTGTTTTGCAACTACTGTTTTACTCCTCTCAGTTGGACAATGAAGCAGAATGTCCAGATGTTGCCCAAAGAAGTCTTCAACAACATTTCGGCTATGAGAATGAATTGAAAGACTGCTTCAATAAGCTAGATGCGGTTTTGTTGGAGTCATTGGAAAAACTTCCATTATCTGCAGACTCTACAACTACAAGTAGTGATATTACAACAATTAATGCAGCCTTGAAGGACCTTGGCTTG AGCACAAGAGCTAGATTGTGTCTTTGTGCTGCTGGAGAGTTAGAGAAGCGGAAGATTGGAAATAAGAACAGCATTGATCTCAAGAAGGTAGATATAGCAATGAAATTCCTACAAGAAGACTACAAATTGAGTTGTGAGCATCAAGGCCGAGGTTGTTATGATTCCTTCAAGATTCAAGAATCCACCAAGGATTTGGATTTCAAGGCTAATGTGAAGAGACTTGAGTTAGCAGGTATATGGGATGAAATTATTGAAATGTTAAAAAGGGATGACCTCCCGGATGAATTTGAGGGTGAGGAGGAGTGGATAGATCTTGGAACAGAGTACCGCCGCCTTGTTGAGCCCTTAGATATTGCCAACTTCTATAGACACTCGAAGAATGATGACACCGGACCTTATATGGAAAAGGGCAGGCCAAAACGTTAcaataggggtggcaattcgtgttcgcgt TTCACACAAAGATGGCTTGAGCATGCTCAGAGGAAGCCTGCTGGATTTTTTGGAGAATCATGCTTTTGGGCCGACGTAGAGGAGCTGCGCATTAAAACTAGCGACAAAGAAGGGTTTGCACCATTCAAGGATAAGGTTTTGAAACTAGAAAAACAAGCAAAGGAATGGATCAATGACGAAGTGTTGGGTAAAGATGTGTTGATGGAGAATTCCACATTTGTGGTGTGGTGGAAAAAACAACCCGAATCGCACAAGTTAGCATCTTGCATTAACGATATAGAAGGATTCACGATCACGAGTGCCTAG
- the LOC142630890 gene encoding protein EDS1-like isoform X1, which translates to MASLKVGENKEINTDLIQKACSLAVKAHSRSSQKSYILEKTGGSSYVIFSFPGYWSKNDWYAGEPFGETEINLDLFPSLKSIGLDEHAKVNKAFLRIFVDKISRNQDFINEVERAKNEKKQIVFTGHSTGGSVATLATIWFLEKYWRSDASAASPLCLTFGCPLTGNRIFSHALRREKWAPYFIHFVMRYDIVPRILLAPISSIEQEFQSILQFLNPKSTSASTNTTPEALNFYTNVMKNASSVASHAACSLMGNTNLLLETTTNFTALSPYKPFGTFVFCTRNRKLVILSNPDAVLQLLFYSSQLDNEAECPDVAQRSLQQHFGYENELKDCFNKLDAVLLESLEKLPLSADSTTTSSDITTINAALKDLGLSTRARLCLCAAGELEKRKIGNKNSIDLKKVDIAMKFLQEDYKLSCEHQGRGCYDSFKIQESTKDLDFKANVKRLELAGIWDEIIEMLKRDDLPDEFEGEEEWIDLGTEYRRLVEPLDIANFYRHSKNDDTGPYMEKGRPKRYNRVHTKMA; encoded by the exons ATGGCTAGTTTAAAGGTTggagaaaacaaagaaatcaatACAGACCTAATCCAAAAGGCTTGCTCTCTTGCAGTAAAAGCTCACAGCAGGTCTTCACAAAAGTCATATATTCTTGAGAAGACTGGTGGTTCATCTTATGTGATCTTTAGTTTTCCTGGATATTGGTCTAAAAATGACTGGTATGCTGGAGAACCTTTTGGAGAAACCGAGATCAATCTTGATTTGTTTCCTTCTCTTAAAAGCATAGGCCTTGATGAACATGCCAAGGTCAATAAAGCCTTTCTGCGGATATTTGTTGACAAAATCTCTCGGAACCAAGATTTCATAAATGAG GTGGAAAGGGCTAAGAATGAGAAGAAGCAAATAGTGTTCACTGGACACTCCACTGGTGGTTCAGTTGCCACCCTTGCGACAATTTGGTTTTTGGAAAAATACTGGAGATCAGATGCCTCAGCAGCCTCACCTCTTTGTTTGACTTTTGGATGTCCTCTAACCGGTAACCGTATATTTTCCCATGCTCTTAGGCGTGAGAAATGGGCTCCATACTTCATTCATTTTGTCATGAGATATGACATTGTCCCACGGATCTTGCTTGCTCCTATCTCATCAATTGAACAAGAATTTCAATCAATTCTCCAGTTTCTTAATCCAAAATCCACCAGTGCATCCACTAACACAACCCCGGAGGCTTTGAATTTCTATACGAATGTAATGAAGAATGCATCATCTGTGGCAAGCCATGCTGCTTGCAGCCTCATGGGGAACACAAACCTGCTATTGGAAACCACGACAAACTTCACAGCATTAAGCCCATACAAGCCCTTTGGAACATTTGTCTTCTGCACTAGGAATAGAAAATTGGTTATCTTGAGTAACCCAGATGCTGTTTTGCAACTACTGTTTTACTCCTCTCAGTTGGACAATGAAGCAGAATGTCCAGATGTTGCCCAAAGAAGTCTTCAACAACATTTCGGCTATGAGAATGAATTGAAAGACTGCTTCAATAAGCTAGATGCGGTTTTGTTGGAGTCATTGGAAAAACTTCCATTATCTGCAGACTCTACAACTACAAGTAGTGATATTACAACAATTAATGCAGCCTTGAAGGACCTTGGCTTG AGCACAAGAGCTAGATTGTGTCTTTGTGCTGCTGGAGAGTTAGAGAAGCGGAAGATTGGAAATAAGAACAGCATTGATCTCAAGAAGGTAGATATAGCAATGAAATTCCTACAAGAAGACTACAAATTGAGTTGTGAGCATCAAGGCCGAGGTTGTTATGATTCCTTCAAGATTCAAGAATCCACCAAGGATTTGGATTTCAAGGCTAATGTGAAGAGACTTGAGTTAGCAGGTATATGGGATGAAATTATTGAAATGTTAAAAAGGGATGACCTCCCGGATGAATTTGAGGGTGAGGAGGAGTGGATAGATCTTGGAACAGAGTACCGCCGCCTTGTTGAGCCCTTAGATATTGCCAACTTCTATAGACACTCGAAGAATGATGACACCGGACCTTATATGGAAAAGGGCAGGCCAAAACGTTAcaataggg TTCACACAAAGATGGCTTGA
- the LOC142633011 gene encoding uncharacterized protein LOC142633011, with product MITRYHIFRKARRFRVEWYENRNWLEYSIAKDAAFCFYCYLFGKDVGKQGGGDTFVTKGFRLWNQVGKLDSHVRGVNSAHNQAVKKGEDLQKEKQHIQSVLVKQSNQDKAKYRIQLNAIVDCVRFLLFRGLAFRGHDESQGSSDKGNFLELLQFLGDHNESINEVMQNTWKNCKLTHPDIQKDMVNAIAHETSKVIIEDLGNGFFSILVDESRDISVKEQMALILRYVNKQGIIIERFLGIVHVASTTALSLKCAIEGLLCEHNLSLSRLRGQGYDGASNMQVTVVRGSCKRRDALRDAQFSKIKEDLENGVRRSGQGLNQETNLKRPGDTRWGSYYGTILNLILMFSAVADVLEIIEEDGLSDQKQRLQVMRDDEWTSLLTEVSSFCATHEIPILNMDEIFVVSGRPRRNTQQNTNLHHYRVELFYTVIDMQLQELNNLFSEANTDLLICMACLNPSNSFVAFDKEKLIHLAKFYPYDFPGTYILALDSQLQNFIFYMRNNDLFLELQGVSELAEKLVSTRKHETYPLVYLLVKLALTLPVATATVERSFKHIFIAPSLQPPFGKVLVYDIV from the exons ATGATTACCCGGTATCATATTTTTCGGAAAGCCCGTCGATTTAGAGTCGAATGGTATGAAAATAGAAATTGGTTGGAATATAGTATAGCCAAAGATgcagcattttgtttttattgctacCTATTTGGGAAAGATGTTGGTAAGCAAGGAGGAGGTGACACTTTTGTAACGAAGGGATTCAGACTTTGGAATCAGGTTGGGAAGTTAGATTCTCATGTTAGAGGAGTTAATAGTGCTCATAACCAAGCTGTCAAGAAGGGTGAAGATTTACAGAAGGAAAAGCAACACATTCAAAGTGTCTTggttaagcaatcaaatcaagataaagcTAAATATCGGATTCAATTAAACGCAATAGTTGATTGCGTAAGATTCCTTTTATTCCGAGGATTAGCTTTTCGTGGTCACGATGAATCTCAAGGTTCAAGTGATAAAGGAAATTTCCTTGagcttctacaatttttggGGGATCACAATGAATCTATCAATGAAGTGATGCAAAATACTTGGAAAAATTGCAAGCTTACCCATCCTGATATTCAAAAAGACATGGTGAATGCAATTGCACATGAAACATCCAAAGTCATCATCGAGGATCTTGGCAAtgggttcttttcaatattagttgatgagtCACGTGATATCTCAGTGAAAGAACAAATGGCACTCATTCTTCGTTATGTGAACAAACAAGGAATTATTATAGAGCGGTTCCTTGGTATTGTACATGTAGCAAGTACCACCGCTTTGTCACTCAAATGTGCTATTGAAGgtttactttgtgaacataatttgagtttatcgaGACTACGTGGGCAAGGTTATGACGGAGCTAGTAATATGCAAG taactgTTGTTAGAGGCTCTTGTAAGAGACGAGATGCTCTTCGAGATGctcaattttccaaaattaaagaagatttagAGAATGGTGTACGAAGAAGTGGACAAGGtttgaatcaagagacaaaTCTTAAACGTCCTGGTGATACACGTTGGGGATCATATTATGGGACtattctcaacttgattttgatgttctctGCTGTTGCTGATGTACttgagattattgaagaagatggGCTCTCCgaccaaaaa CAACGATTGCAAGTGATGAGAGATGATGAATGGACATCTTTATTGACTGAAGTGTCTTCATTTTGTGCCACACATGAAATTCCTATCTTAaacatggatgaaatatttgtagttagtgGGAGGCCGCGACGCAACacccaacaaaatacaaatttacatcattatcgTGTTGAGCTATTCTACACAGTCATAGATATGCAACTTCAAGAGCTAAACAATCTTTTTTCAGAGGCGAATACCGATTTGCTAATTTGTATGGCTTGCTTGAATCCAAGTAATTCATTTGTggcttttgataaggaaaagttAATACATCTAGCAAAGTTCTATCCATATGATTTTCCTGGGACATATATCTTGGCACTTGACTCTCAGCTtcagaatttcattttttatatgcGCAACAATGACTTGTTTTTAGAGCTTCAAGGAGTTAGTGAACTTGCTGAAAAGTTAGTGAGCACGAGGAAGCACGAgacttatccattagtctattTGCTTGTGAAGTTAGCTTTGACTCTTCCTGTTGCTACTGCAAcagtagaaagaa GCTTTAAGCATATTTTTATAGCTCCAAGTCTCCAACCACCTTTCGGCAAAGTCTTGGTCTATGACATTGTTTAA